A window of Daucus carota subsp. sativus chromosome 2, DH1 v3.0, whole genome shotgun sequence genomic DNA:
TTTGTCGTGGATGAAAGTGACACAAATATTGATATGAGTCATTTTATAATTGTTTAGTAATATACCGTAGAATTCCGCCAGCTAATCGGTTGTTAAACTTTGCTTTTACATGCCCATCGTTTAGTATACAATGAATCAATGATTGTCATTTATTTAGGAATTAAATAATGAATAACTCACACTTGTTCGGTTTAAtctcaaattagggtttttctcaaaaaaaaaaaaaaaaatctcaaattagggttttgagagtcgactcccaaaaCTGGTAGTCACTTCtccattcttcaccttcatcctcttcatccaccaaatccttttcgctctcccatcttATTCACTATTTATCaggttttttgtttttcaataaaagcgAGTGTTGCTTATACCTCGAAGAttccaatcgagttttattctcggatctgtttcggatttgagcttgggcttgattgttttctgaataaatcagatcttttgaaatcaaaggtccGATCATGTTTTCCCAtctcgccttttggcgtgtgttgatttagtacccaattTTTGGGTGATTCTGCGTTGTTACACTTGTGGTTGTTATGTTTTTCTGTGTTATCAGTGAGAATGATTTGgatggagttttgggagatctaacttatcgcatcattaatactttcggcatgtctatagctggctcccggcatgtagatagctggggtatgcttggaacggtggcgatcgcatgtgctcacctttcacaaattatagttgttcattattcgaggacTCTTGTTActcattgcttagtttttacaactgagtcgCCTGAACACCGTAACAGCCatggaactattgtgaaggtcaattgtgaagctaccattttcgcgattgatgtaggctggattactcgagcctttgtattcatttttagtTTCAATGTATCCAGtgtgttaagcagtctggaaacaatgcggctatttgtttagctcgttttattgtttatcaacctgattgcattgtctGTTGGAGATTTGTcccgactagacttgttttaatttattgaaatgaatttgcattttgtcaaaaataaataaataatgaataaCTCCATATACAGGAGTAGGTTAATAGTAGTATTATTCTGTTGATTCCATGCAGTTCAACTATCAGGAATGTTTGTTTACGAGAAGCTGGGGTTTGCTTCTAACTGCttcttttgacccgtttgtgtaaaaaagtagaagcacttttgaGAATGCtatcttctctctcacagcttctgtttattttccaaacactttattaacttatttaattctcacttctactccatttctttactataagcaagaaaTTACAATTTTTAAGCTAACTCAAACAGGCCCATCATTTTCTCTGGTGTAAACTTGACCGGTCTAGCTCGAGTATAGTCGACCCAAATTATTTATTGTGCTAGCTATGCTAACACCGACTCTATAACTAACAATCCCTGTGGCGGGACGTGACATCGATAAAAGttagtaattaaatatttatataaaagaaattaaaattatattataaaaatattttatatgatctTTAAAATATGTGTGTAAAAAAGACAGTAAATAAATCAAAGGAACGGAAGGAGTACTAACTACAACTACGGCTAGGGCCCCGGATGAGACCATCAGGGTTGCTCTTACCTAATTAATATGCTTCGGCCAAGTGGAATAGCAGTGAACAATTATAGAGAATATTCTGAGTGTGCAGAAGAAAGAAACAAGTATATGCTGCTTGACTTCTTATATTACTGATTATTTAATACGCAAGTAGAGTTAATAGTTGTTGATAGAGATGATGCAAAAATTGATGTTTTGCTTATGCTGAGTCATTTCATCATTGTTTATTAGTTAGTTGTAGAATTATGAGCTGATCGGTTGTTAAGCTTTGTTTCTACATGCTCTTAATTTGCGAGCTTCATGCAGTTCAATTCCTTTATATAGGGTTGTTTGGTTTCTGGCAAAGAATAACAAATTAATATGGCTGAAGCAATTGTGTCGATTGTTGTGGGAAGGCTCACTGACTTGTTAATTGAAAAAGCTCTAATCCTTCAGGAAGTGAGAGATGAAATTGAAGTCGCGGTAGCTGGGCTCGTGCGGATAAAAACATTCTTACCAGATGCTGATTCAAGGATGGATGTAGAAAGAATCCACATTTTGCTCCGGGATGTACGAGATCTTGCCTATGAAGCCGAACATGCTGTTGAAAGTTTTGTTATTAAAGCCTCATCCACTAAAAAACCATTTCAATGGATGAACAGAGGCAAGTTTTCAAGGAAGATGAAAGATATACAAAAAAAGATGTCTATCTTCTTCGATTTATTTTCTGATTATAATATCAGACCAACTTCTGAATCATCAACTTCCTCCAACAGAGAATCGGGAAAACTAAAGCGATTTCACTCTTTCACTACTCCTGAACCACAGATATTTGTTGGATTTCATGAAGATGTTGAGTGTTTGGTGCGACATTTGGTGAATGAAGCTGATGATTCATACCCACTTATATCTATTTGTGGAATGGGGGGTCTGGGAAAGACCACTCTAGCTCAAAAGATATACAATCACTCTGCCATCAAGACTCACTTTGCAGCTGGTTTAGCATGGGTAACAATCTCGCGGAAGTGGCAAACAGATCGTGTGTTGCAGAGAATTCTCATATGTCTCGTCCCTGGGAACAAAGATTCTATCCTTAATATGGACACTGACAAGCTAGTGGAGTATATGCTACAAATCCAGGGAAGGAAAAAATGTTTGATAGTTCTCGATGATATATGGTCAACTGATGCTTGGGATGCATTAAAAGCTGCATTTCCAGCCGGGAAGTCCATGAGCAAATTAATGCTTACAAGTCGTAATGCTGAGGTTGCTGAGCATGTAAATTTAGACGGATTCATTCACAAGCCAGAATGTCTAAGTCCCGAACAAAGTTGGGAGCTACTCAGGTTGAAAGCACTTCACACAGGAAATTGTCTAGGTACATAATTTTACTTGCGGTAATCATGGTtcatatactttttttataCCATATATTTTGTCCGACAACCTTAACGAACCATATTTTTGGTTATCGGAGTTTGATAAGTTTGGTTAGAGATCTTTCCGACATCCTTAAAGAACATTGTTCTGTTCAATAACGTTTTGTTCGTGTTCGTTTGAATTCGTTAGTTCGTTTACAAACCTGTGTATTAGAATTGTAAACGGATCTAACAGTTCATTAAGTGCTCTCTTGAGGTTGAGTTAAAAAACTCGAGCTCGAAACACATATTTTGTTTAACAACCTTAACAAACTCTAGAAGGTTTAGTAATTTTTCTCGTGTTGACTCGAAGTTTATTGGAGTTAAGGTCATAGAGGGCTCTAACTTGAACCTGTCTTTTAAACATTTGCATTACTTAAACGACTAAATTAGAAATTATCTTGGCTTATGAGTGTAttcctatatatacacacacatttgATTCCTGTTTCTTGTTTGTTGCAGACATTACCAGAGATGTAAAAAGGATGGAAGAACTGGGAAGGGAAATGGTTGAACATTGTGCTGGTCTTCCGCTAGCTATAGTCGTTTTGGGTGGAATTCTTGTAACAAAACCGTCGTTGAGAGAGTGGGAGAAGGTATATCGTGATAGTAAATCATCCCTGAAGGC
This region includes:
- the LOC108208591 gene encoding probable disease resistance protein At1g59620, whose protein sequence is MAEAIVSIVVGRLTDLLIEKALILQEVRDEIEVAVAGLVRIKTFLPDADSRMDVERIHILLRDVRDLAYEAEHAVESFVIKASSTKKPFQWMNRGKFSRKMKDIQKKMSIFFDLFSDYNIRPTSESSTSSNRESGKLKRFHSFTTPEPQIFVGFHEDVECLVRHLVNEADDSYPLISICGMGGLGKTTLAQKIYNHSAIKTHFAAGLAWVTISRKWQTDRVLQRILICLVPGNKDSILNMDTDKLVEYMLQIQGRKKCLIVLDDIWSTDAWDALKAAFPAGKSMSKLMLTSRNAEVAEHVNLDGFIHKPECLSPEQSWELLRLKALHTGNCLDITRDVKRMEELGREMVEHCAGLPLAIVVLGGILVTKPSLREWEKVYRDSKSSLKAGKGLDKDYQREILSFLIWSYNDLPPQLKPCFLYLSKFSEDESIDIETLYQLWIAEGMILSSDKREGETMIQVAESYMGELVQRSMVQVRFNNVESSLTKFEDCSLHDLMRDMSLLQAKAEDFFEEIHFQSGNEFHLKSTTESRSASTRVVIHLGEEYSSKKANYYFSKKRNEKCYRSILLLGEFGTRSLPWALGSHVANFRFLKVFSVENYTNFSGAFSHINFGRAVGSLVYLRYLSLRDTNLLIFPSLQKLVLLQTLKLDISDKIYVLPWLSRDVLVKMDCLRHLYLPKFKVDVLGRKSKLRFNRLSKLETLENFDTSWCEVKDLRELINLRKLTVTVRGSYDILEEMMKNLDDLASSASSCLRCRYCLL